One Paraburkholderia sp. HP33-1 genomic region harbors:
- a CDS encoding efflux transporter outer membrane subunit, with translation MKRFESRFDSLRGWGRAAASGLLIALLAACSVEPTYKRPDVETPAAFKEAPAVATPASAASGSAASAENTGTWKQAQPADDALRGEWWKVFGDPQLDALEEQAAIANQDLKAAAARVQQARAVTQAAKSDWFPKLDAGFGPTRERASAASQFLPDSAGGTTGTIWRAQVGASYEADLFGRVSSNVNAARSDEQQSEALFRSVQLALQADVAQNYFQLRELDTDQDLYRRTVALREDTLKLVERRFKEGDISELDLSRSRNELASARADAVGVARQRAASEHSLAILLGKPPADFSFAEAPLAPVTVRVPSGLPSALLERRPDIAAAERAMQAANARVGLAKSAFFPKLDITGSFGFESATLGDLFMWSSRAFILGPFAGTALTVPIFHGGQLKANLAQARSKYDEDVAQYRQQVLVAFREVEDNLADLRLLDDQMREQNDAVDASQRAAHLSSTQYTEGAVSYLDVIDAERQVLQSQLQASHLAGTQAVATVNLIRALGGGWGDVTAGQTAVGAAAVPVDASGATAAAVSASTQQQVAKR, from the coding sequence ATGAAACGGTTTGAATCTCGCTTTGACTCTTTGCGCGGATGGGGCCGCGCGGCCGCGAGCGGTCTGCTGATCGCACTGCTGGCCGCTTGCTCGGTGGAGCCGACATATAAGCGGCCGGACGTCGAGACGCCCGCGGCGTTCAAGGAAGCGCCTGCGGTGGCGACGCCGGCTTCAGCGGCATCGGGTTCGGCTGCATCGGCAGAAAACACCGGCACGTGGAAGCAGGCCCAGCCCGCCGACGATGCCCTGCGGGGCGAATGGTGGAAGGTGTTCGGCGACCCGCAGCTCGACGCGCTTGAAGAGCAGGCCGCCATCGCGAATCAGGATCTGAAGGCCGCGGCCGCACGCGTGCAGCAGGCACGCGCGGTCACCCAGGCCGCGAAGTCCGACTGGTTTCCGAAGCTCGATGCGGGCTTCGGCCCGACGCGCGAGCGCGCCTCGGCGGCGTCGCAATTCCTGCCGGACAGCGCGGGTGGCACGACGGGCACGATCTGGCGCGCGCAGGTCGGCGCGTCGTATGAAGCGGATCTGTTCGGGCGGGTCAGCTCGAACGTGAACGCAGCACGTTCGGACGAGCAGCAGAGCGAAGCGCTGTTCCGCTCGGTGCAGTTGGCGTTGCAGGCCGACGTCGCGCAGAACTACTTCCAGTTGCGCGAACTCGACACGGACCAGGATCTGTATCGCCGTACCGTCGCGTTGCGCGAGGACACCCTGAAGCTGGTCGAACGGCGCTTCAAGGAAGGCGATATCAGCGAACTGGATCTGTCGCGCTCACGTAACGAGCTCGCGAGCGCGCGTGCCGATGCGGTTGGCGTCGCGCGGCAACGGGCGGCCTCGGAGCATAGTCTCGCGATTCTGCTCGGCAAGCCGCCCGCGGATTTCTCGTTCGCGGAAGCGCCGCTCGCGCCGGTGACGGTGCGCGTGCCGTCGGGGTTGCCGTCGGCGCTGCTCGAACGGCGGCCGGACATTGCGGCGGCCGAGCGTGCGATGCAGGCCGCGAATGCGCGCGTCGGTCTCGCCAAGTCGGCGTTCTTCCCAAAGCTCGACATCACCGGCTCGTTCGGCTTTGAATCGGCGACGCTCGGCGATCTGTTCATGTGGTCGAGCCGCGCGTTCATCCTCGGTCCGTTTGCGGGCACTGCGTTGACGGTGCCGATCTTCCACGGCGGTCAACTCAAGGCCAATCTCGCGCAGGCGCGATCGAAGTACGACGAGGACGTCGCGCAGTATCGTCAGCAGGTGCTGGTGGCGTTCCGTGAAGTCGAGGACAACCTGGCCGACCTTCGCTTGCTCGACGATCAGATGCGCGAGCAGAACGACGCAGTCGACGCCTCGCAGCGCGCCGCGCATCTGTCGAGCACGCAGTACACGGAAGGCGCGGTCAGCTATCTCGACGTGATCGATGCCGAGCGGCAGGTGCTGCAGTCGCAATTGCAGGCGAGCCATCTGGCGGGTACGCAGGCGGTCGCGACCGTGAATCTGATTCGCGCGCTCGGTGGCGGTTGGGGCGATGTGACGGCGGGACAGACGGCGGTCGGAGCGGCGGCGGTGCCGGTTGATGCTTCCGGCGCCACGGCTGCGGCGGTATCCGCTTCAACGCAACAGCAGGTGGCGAAGCGCTGA
- the flhC gene encoding flagellar transcriptional regulator FlhC, whose product MLKRSLTEDAQEVFRAIALIELGARMQVLESELTLSRDRMIRLYREVKGVSPPKGMLPFSADWYMTWLANIHASLFYNTYLFLKNEARCSHLDALTKGYRLYLEHCQHSETEPVLDLTRAWTLVRFFDADILQLTKCCRCTGKFVAHKHDLQHNVVCGACQPPSRAGKTKKAAAARQEALGAAQVAQAA is encoded by the coding sequence ATGCTCAAGCGAAGCCTGACCGAAGATGCACAGGAAGTATTCCGCGCAATCGCGCTAATCGAGCTCGGCGCCCGCATGCAGGTGCTCGAGAGCGAACTGACACTGTCGCGCGACCGTATGATCCGGTTGTATCGCGAAGTCAAAGGCGTATCGCCGCCCAAGGGCATGCTGCCGTTCTCGGCAGACTGGTACATGACGTGGCTCGCGAACATTCACGCGTCGCTGTTCTACAACACGTACCTGTTCCTGAAGAACGAGGCGCGCTGCTCGCATCTGGATGCGCTGACCAAGGGATATCGGCTCTATCTCGAACATTGTCAGCACAGCGAAACCGAACCGGTACTCGATCTGACGCGCGCGTGGACGCTCGTGCGTTTCTTCGATGCCGACATCCTGCAGCTCACCAAATGCTGCCGCTGTACCGGCAAGTTCGTCGCGCACAAGCACGACCTGCAGCACAACGTCGTGTGCGGTGCATGCCAGCCGCCGTCGCGTGCCGGCAAGACCAAGAAAGCGGCGGCCGCCCGCCAGGAAGCACTCGGAGCAGCGCAGGTCGCACAGGCCGCCTGA
- the flhD gene encoding flagellar transcriptional regulator FlhD, with protein sequence MDRSSETLDSIREINLSYIMLAQRMLREDKPVGMFRLGLSSELADLLAGLSLAQIVKLAASDQLLCFFRFTDHSMLSALTQTTKHAAVAPTHTAILLAGQPAEQFA encoded by the coding sequence ATGGACCGTAGCAGCGAGACGCTGGATTCAATCCGCGAGATCAACTTGTCTTACATCATGCTTGCGCAACGCATGTTGCGCGAGGACAAACCGGTCGGGATGTTCCGGCTGGGACTGTCGTCGGAACTGGCTGATTTGCTTGCCGGGCTGTCGCTCGCGCAGATCGTCAAGCTCGCGGCTTCCGACCAGCTTTTGTGCTTTTTCCGCTTCACCGACCACTCGATGCTGTCGGCGTTGACGCAAACGACGAAGCACGCCGCAGTTGCACCGACCCATACGGCGATCCTGCTGGCAGGCCAGCCCGCCGAGCAATTTGCCTGA
- a CDS encoding YeeE/YedE family protein: MSDLSTSLPRVPRRFDINPKPLGVALVLIALGALYLAQAVSGRQAALYVVGALLGMSLYHAAFGFTSAWRVFIADGRGAGLRAQMLMLALGVLLFFPALAAGTLFGQPVTGLVAPAGTSVLVGAFMFGIGMQLGGGCASGTLYTVGGGSTRMLVTLAAFIVGSVVATAHMPFWSALPSLKPLSMVKTLGAVWAIVLNLLIFAAIAALTVLVERRRHGRLVVEPLRQPHASPWLHGPWPLFVGAIALVVLNFATLALSGRPWGVTSAFALWGAKIFAALGIDVASWPYWAAQANAGSLAAPVSHDVTSVMDFGIMLGAMTAAALAGRYAPVWKVPARSLIAAVVGGLMLGYGARLAYGCNIGAYFSGIVSGSLHGWLWLIAAFAGNVIGTRLRPLFGLEVERIRQTGC, encoded by the coding sequence ATGTCCGACCTCTCTACTTCGCTTCCTCGCGTGCCGCGCCGTTTCGATATCAATCCGAAACCGCTCGGCGTTGCGCTCGTCCTTATCGCGCTTGGCGCTCTCTATCTGGCGCAAGCTGTCAGCGGCCGTCAGGCAGCGCTCTATGTCGTCGGCGCGCTGCTCGGCATGTCGCTTTATCACGCGGCATTCGGGTTCACGTCGGCCTGGCGTGTTTTCATCGCCGACGGCCGCGGCGCAGGTCTGCGCGCACAGATGCTGATGCTTGCGCTCGGCGTGCTGCTGTTCTTTCCGGCACTCGCGGCCGGCACGCTGTTCGGCCAACCGGTCACGGGGCTCGTCGCGCCGGCCGGCACGTCGGTGCTCGTCGGGGCGTTCATGTTCGGCATCGGCATGCAGTTGGGCGGCGGCTGCGCGTCGGGCACGCTGTACACGGTGGGCGGTGGCAGTACCCGCATGCTGGTCACGCTGGCCGCGTTCATCGTCGGTTCGGTGGTCGCGACTGCGCATATGCCGTTCTGGAGTGCGCTGCCGTCGCTGAAGCCGCTTTCGATGGTGAAGACGCTCGGCGCGGTCTGGGCGATCGTGCTGAATCTGCTCATTTTTGCCGCGATCGCCGCGCTGACCGTGCTGGTCGAACGGCGCCGCCACGGACGCCTCGTCGTCGAGCCGCTGCGTCAGCCGCATGCGTCACCGTGGCTGCACGGTCCGTGGCCGCTCTTCGTCGGCGCGATCGCGCTCGTCGTACTCAATTTCGCGACGCTCGCGCTGTCGGGCCGGCCGTGGGGGGTGACTTCGGCGTTCGCACTGTGGGGCGCCAAAATCTTCGCCGCGCTTGGCATCGACGTCGCCAGCTGGCCGTATTGGGCCGCACAAGCAAACGCAGGCTCGCTCGCCGCACCGGTTAGCCATGACGTCACGTCGGTCATGGACTTTGGCATCATGCTCGGCGCGATGACCGCCGCGGCGCTCGCCGGCCGTTACGCGCCCGTGTGGAAGGTGCCGGCGCGCTCGCTCATTGCGGCAGTGGTCGGCGGCCTGATGCTCGGCTACGGCGCCCGCCTCGCCTATGGTTGTAATATTGGCGCCTATTTCAGCGGCATCGTGTCAGGTAGTCTGCACGGCTGGCTGTGGCTCATCGCGGCCTTCGCCGGCAACGTGATCGGCACGCGTCTGCGGCCGCTGTTCGGCCTCGAGGTCGAACGCATCCGCCAGACCGGTTGCTAA
- a CDS encoding GNAT family N-acetyltransferase: MSVNANTLLIRQLGPADRDAYFQLRLRGLKAHPASFGQSYGEAVAKGAAQHDATLQGSAAEGTFLLGAYASADAPLIGVVGLLRNKADKERHKANVVGMYVAHEAAGRGIGRALLSELLTRAARVDGLRQVQLTVGSRNDAARKLYESLGFRKYGCEPDALNVDGVFHDEDLMARFLS; the protein is encoded by the coding sequence ATGTCTGTGAACGCCAACACTCTGCTCATCCGCCAACTCGGTCCCGCCGACCGGGATGCCTATTTCCAGCTGCGCCTGCGCGGGCTGAAGGCGCATCCCGCTTCATTCGGACAAAGCTACGGCGAAGCGGTGGCAAAAGGCGCCGCTCAGCATGACGCAACATTGCAAGGTTCGGCGGCGGAAGGCACGTTTCTGCTTGGCGCCTACGCGTCGGCGGATGCTCCGCTGATCGGCGTCGTCGGTCTGCTGCGCAACAAAGCCGACAAGGAGCGTCACAAGGCGAACGTGGTCGGCATGTATGTCGCGCACGAAGCGGCTGGTCGTGGGATCGGGCGTGCGTTACTGAGCGAGCTGTTGACGCGTGCGGCACGCGTCGACGGCTTGCGACAGGTGCAGTTAACCGTGGGTAGCCGCAACGACGCGGCGCGCAAGCTGTATGAATCGCTCGGCTTTCGCAAGTACGGGTGTGAACCCGACGCGTTGAACGTCGACGGCGTGTTCCACGACGAGGACCTGATGGCGCGATTCCTGTCATAG